A stretch of the Spirochaeta lutea genome encodes the following:
- a CDS encoding HesB/IscA family protein: MAISLTDKAKTQLLKLDINHDQFLRVWVEAGGCQGHHYQAAIDTQRQDDDVEVYKDQDLSIIADRFSTPFFAEVDIDYSDDLMKAGFKFTNRQAVSTCGCGSFKTAETAGATG, from the coding sequence ATGGCTATTTCACTTACCGATAAGGCTAAGACCCAGCTTCTCAAGCTGGATATCAATCACGATCAATTTCTGCGTGTCTGGGTAGAGGCAGGGGGCTGCCAAGGCCACCACTACCAGGCCGCCATAGATACCCAGCGTCAGGACGACGATGTAGAGGTCTACAAGGATCAGGACCTCAGCATCATCGCCGACCGCTTTTCCACCCCATTCTTCGCCGAGGTAGACATCGACTACTCCGACGACCTCATGAAGGCCGGTTTCAAGTTTACGAACCGCCAGGCTGTAAGTACCTGCGGCTGCGGCAGCTTCAAAACCGCCGAAACAGCAGGCGCCACGGGTTAA
- a CDS encoding ABC transporter permease, with the protein MEIPGEDKTGHTTPPTRNPGKPPRKGRRSTVRAAGRGYSPRLGAVGILTGLVVLWHLVSRSGWVPAFILPGPLQILDTLWTQRDVLSRHALTTLGVAAGGLVLSVSLALVLSMIMDALPLVRDSLYPLVLGSQMVPLIALAPLFILWFGFGMAPRIIVVVLVCFFPVLLSLLQGFRGVGQNRIRLLQSMGAGKLQIFWVVKLPGALISLFAGMKIAVTYSVMGAVIGEWLGGSKGLGVYLIRSQKSFAVERVFAAIGVIIVLSMVLYGLTALIQRMVMPWMGTNDE; encoded by the coding sequence ATGGAGATCCCCGGTGAAGATAAAACAGGGCACACGACTCCTCCGACGCGGAATCCCGGAAAGCCCCCCCGGAAGGGACGGCGTTCCACGGTGAGGGCGGCAGGTCGGGGGTACTCACCCCGTCTGGGAGCGGTGGGGATTCTAACCGGGCTGGTGGTGCTCTGGCATCTGGTGAGCCGCAGCGGCTGGGTGCCAGCCTTCATTCTGCCCGGGCCTCTCCAGATCCTGGATACCCTCTGGACCCAGCGGGATGTGCTCAGCCGCCACGCCCTGACCACCCTGGGGGTTGCGGCGGGGGGCCTGGTACTGTCGGTTAGTCTGGCCTTGGTCCTGTCCATGATCATGGACGCATTGCCCCTGGTCCGAGACAGCCTCTACCCCCTGGTGCTGGGAAGCCAGATGGTGCCCCTCATCGCCTTGGCTCCCTTATTCATCCTCTGGTTCGGGTTCGGCATGGCCCCCAGGATCATCGTTGTGGTGCTGGTCTGTTTTTTTCCCGTGCTTCTGAGTCTGCTTCAGGGGTTCCGGGGGGTGGGCCAGAACCGGATACGTCTGCTGCAATCCATGGGGGCTGGGAAGCTCCAGATTTTCTGGGTGGTGAAGCTGCCCGGGGCTCTGATCAGCTTGTTTGCGGGCATGAAGATCGCCGTAACCTACAGTGTCATGGGGGCGGTCATCGGAGAGTGGTTAGGGGGGTCCAAGGGATTGGGGGTTTACCTGATCCGAAGCCAGAAATCCTTTGCGGTGGAGCGGGTCTTTGCGGCCATTGGGGTCATCATCGTACTGTCCATGGTTCTCTACGGCCTCACCGCCCTGATTCAGCGGATGGTTATGCCCTGGATGGGTACGAATGATGAATAG
- a CDS encoding thiamine-binding protein: protein MAIHVSLQIIPKVESGRVYEVVDAVIEYIASTGVPYIVGPMETTMEGELDELLGIVAKAQEICTSRGAERVLSMVKIDYSTRGVTFDEKLHKYR, encoded by the coding sequence ATGGCCATTCATGTGAGTTTGCAAATCATACCCAAGGTTGAATCCGGTCGGGTATACGAGGTAGTGGATGCGGTCATCGAGTACATTGCATCTACCGGGGTACCCTATATTGTGGGGCCCATGGAGACCACCATGGAGGGCGAACTGGATGAGCTGCTCGGAATTGTCGCCAAGGCCCAGGAGATTTGCACCTCCCGGGGGGCGGAGCGGGTACTGTCCATGGTGAAGATTGACTACAGCACCCGTGGGGTGACCTTCGACGAAAAACTGCATAAGTACCGGTGA
- a CDS encoding helix-turn-helix domain-containing protein: MDSQSTNIPEVGPTIRTLRTRQNLSLAELAARCGVSKSMISQIESGKTNPTLAMIWKIARGLGADIQMLLNLPGTYPGADEQTSKTARQDPPPPGEDLPKRFMHFQSDGFTQLQADKPGIHFSVLTPLEQAEDLEIYMITLQPGSRLQSHPHLPGTEEYLTLLEGQLEVGTPERSARLKSGDFILYQADGPHFMHNTAQSPAVVHLVVRFRSAKPRHRRKPADPIGSANPDREHPKAAVYGG, from the coding sequence ATGGACTCTCAGAGCACCAATATCCCCGAGGTGGGGCCCACAATCCGCACCCTGCGTACCCGGCAGAACCTGAGTCTCGCCGAACTGGCGGCGCGCTGCGGAGTCTCTAAATCCATGATAAGCCAGATTGAGTCGGGGAAGACTAACCCTACCCTTGCGATGATTTGGAAGATAGCCCGGGGGCTGGGTGCCGATATCCAGATGCTCCTGAACCTTCCCGGAACCTACCCAGGCGCGGATGAACAAACCTCGAAAACCGCCCGGCAGGATCCGCCCCCCCCGGGGGAAGACCTGCCCAAGCGGTTTATGCACTTTCAATCCGACGGTTTCACCCAGCTTCAAGCCGATAAGCCCGGGATCCACTTCTCCGTTCTAACCCCCCTGGAGCAGGCTGAAGACCTAGAAATCTACATGATCACCCTCCAACCCGGTTCCCGTCTACAATCCCATCCCCACCTCCCGGGGACAGAAGAGTATCTCACCCTCCTGGAGGGCCAGCTGGAGGTGGGAACCCCGGAGCGCTCAGCCCGGCTGAAATCCGGTGACTTCATCCTGTACCAGGCCGACGGCCCCCACTTCATGCATAATACCGCCCAAAGCCCGGCGGTGGTGCATCTGGTAGTCCGGTTTCGGTCCGCCAAACCCCGGCACCGCCGAAAACCCGCTGACCCCATCGGCTCGGCTAATCCTGACCGAGAGCATCCAAAAGCTGCTGTTTACGGCGGGTAA
- a CDS encoding NAD-dependent epimerase/dehydratase family protein, with product MRVLVTGAFGQIGTELTEHLRAMHGSDQVMAADIRPPRAGSPAAGQPWVHLDVTDARALESLLTEHRFETIYHLAAILSGKGEENPQAAYHVNMTGTMNVLEAARKHGVGRLFLPSSIAVFGQDSPRDMTPNETVLRPGSMYGITKVAGELLLEYYVQRYGLDVRSLRFPGIISYKTEPGGGTTDYAVDIFVHAVQGRRYRCFLTEGTRLPFMYMKDVIRAVDALMDAPAELLTRRCYNISGFSADPGDFIREIRRVYGDFAVSFKPDFRQDIADSWPRSVDDSPARQDWGWHPEYDLSRVSQDMLKHVSQILQQAPGLGCLPGA from the coding sequence ATGAGGGTACTGGTAACCGGCGCTTTTGGTCAGATCGGCACAGAGCTAACAGAGCATCTCCGGGCTATGCACGGTTCCGACCAGGTAATGGCAGCCGATATCCGTCCCCCCCGGGCAGGCAGTCCAGCCGCAGGGCAGCCCTGGGTTCATCTTGATGTAACCGATGCCCGGGCATTGGAATCCCTTTTAACTGAACACCGCTTCGAGACGATCTACCATCTTGCTGCCATCCTGTCCGGCAAGGGGGAGGAGAACCCCCAGGCGGCCTACCATGTGAATATGACAGGGACCATGAATGTGTTGGAGGCAGCCCGGAAACACGGTGTCGGCCGATTGTTTCTTCCCTCTTCTATTGCGGTTTTCGGCCAGGATTCCCCCAGGGATATGACTCCCAACGAAACGGTGCTCCGGCCGGGGAGTATGTATGGGATTACCAAGGTTGCCGGGGAGCTGCTCCTGGAATACTACGTCCAGCGGTACGGGCTGGATGTGCGGTCCCTGCGCTTTCCCGGAATTATCAGCTATAAAACCGAGCCTGGGGGTGGGACTACCGACTACGCTGTGGATATTTTCGTGCATGCGGTCCAGGGCCGGAGGTACCGCTGTTTTCTGACCGAGGGTACCCGACTGCCCTTTATGTATATGAAGGATGTTATTCGGGCTGTGGACGCCCTGATGGATGCCCCGGCCGAGCTGTTAACCCGGCGTTGCTACAATATTTCCGGGTTTTCCGCCGATCCCGGGGATTTTATCCGGGAAATTAGAAGGGTCTATGGTGATTTTGCTGTGAGCTTCAAGCCGGATTTCCGCCAGGACATTGCCGATTCCTGGCCGCGATCTGTGGATGACAGCCCGGCCCGGCAGGACTGGGGATGGCATCCCGAGTACGATCTATCCCGGGTTTCCCAGGATATGCTGAAGCATGTATCCCAGATCCTCCAACAGGCTCCCGGACTCGGGTGTTTGCCCGGGGCCTGA
- a CDS encoding peptidylprolyl isomerase produces MEFRASHILVKDKALAERLLKQIKGGARLEELAKDFSTCPSKSKGGDLGWFGPGKMVKEFEAACAKLSPGRISPVVRTQFGYHIIKLTGRR; encoded by the coding sequence ATGGAATTTAGAGCAAGTCATATTCTCGTTAAGGACAAGGCCCTGGCGGAGCGCCTTTTAAAGCAGATCAAGGGCGGCGCCCGGCTGGAAGAACTGGCCAAGGATTTTTCCACCTGTCCGTCGAAGAGCAAGGGCGGCGATCTGGGATGGTTCGGTCCGGGAAAAATGGTCAAAGAGTTCGAGGCTGCCTGTGCCAAACTCAGTCCCGGACGGATAAGCCCGGTGGTACGGACCCAGTTCGGCTACCATATTATCAAGCTCACAGGCCGTAGATAA
- a CDS encoding TrkA C-terminal domain-containing protein: MASIVSFFVIILVSLLVVRVAAIMLKLTGMSDDIAKFQARSAFTTTGFTSRETESIVNHPVRRKIILNLMLLGNVGLVSFMSSLIITFVQPSTDTDLLLRVAIIVGGLLVLYLISRSRLLDRVLSRIIERFLRRFTRVYAKDYDSLLFLSGEFEIVKLPVREGNWLAGRTVAELQLSDEGVLIIGVQRGDGYYVGVPRGSTSIYEGDEVILYGREEVIRGLSDRPVGEAGDTQHLQAVEVQRVFEGKPKQKQDKSRSLFGRVFSRGRG, from the coding sequence ATGGCGTCTATTGTTTCATTTTTTGTGATCATCCTTGTGTCCCTTCTGGTAGTACGGGTTGCGGCAATAATGCTCAAACTTACGGGTATGTCCGACGACATTGCGAAATTTCAGGCACGTTCAGCCTTTACTACTACAGGGTTTACCAGCCGTGAGACCGAGTCTATTGTAAACCACCCCGTGCGACGGAAGATAATTCTCAATCTGATGCTCCTGGGTAATGTAGGGCTGGTGTCCTTTATGTCATCCCTGATCATTACCTTTGTCCAGCCCAGTACGGATACAGATTTACTTCTCCGGGTCGCCATCATTGTCGGAGGGCTCCTGGTGTTGTACCTGATCAGCCGCTCACGGTTGTTGGACAGGGTTCTCAGCCGGATAATTGAACGGTTTTTACGGCGCTTTACCCGGGTGTATGCCAAGGATTACGATTCTCTGTTGTTTTTAAGCGGGGAGTTCGAGATCGTTAAGCTGCCGGTTCGGGAAGGAAACTGGCTTGCCGGGCGGACTGTGGCGGAGTTGCAGCTTTCCGATGAGGGAGTGCTGATTATCGGTGTCCAACGGGGAGACGGTTACTATGTCGGGGTGCCCCGGGGCAGTACTTCAATTTATGAGGGTGATGAGGTGATTCTCTACGGCCGGGAAGAGGTTATCCGCGGGCTGTCGGATCGGCCGGTCGGGGAAGCGGGGGATACCCAGCATCTCCAGGCGGTGGAGGTTCAGCGGGTATTTGAGGGCAAGCCCAAGCAGAAGCAGGATAAGTCCAGATCATTGTTCGGCCGGGTGTTTTCCCGGGGCCGGGGGTAG
- a CDS encoding glutamate-cysteine ligase family protein, translated as MASSPSDQARTPEASPSGNRPQQTPDSSLQDPHPVRSGGASQPPALLEAGGIELEYAIVRADTLAVVPRAETLLGSGASEVEHPPLSWSNELVMHVIELKNPLPVTDLTELEPSFRAQVGQVNNTLLQLPQACCLLPTGAHPWMDPAKETRMWPHEQTEIYQAYDRIFSTRGHGWANLQSCHLNLSFRSDEDFFRLHTAIRLLLPLLPGLWASTPYLGGTYAAAMDARLETYAGNQHRIPEIAGDIIPEQVSTIEEYHQLVLQPMYRAIAPQDPEGLLQEEWLNSRGAIPKFSRNSMEIRILDLQGHPTRDLLFSLVTIALIRRLAFADSKELRDLSKTPQEILVSQYRRCVSQASAAPLSLPYIPRIFADLLPRGGQAPRVRDFWTAALHWFASDHALPPALEADLQDCLTEYPHRGSLAETLYQELGPAPSRSQLFQSYRRLAAGLPGAESLPPAPGKHPAEQ; from the coding sequence ATGGCATCTAGCCCTTCGGATCAAGCCCGCACCCCGGAGGCGTCCCCCTCGGGGAACCGCCCGCAACAAACCCCCGACTCTTCTCTGCAAGACCCGCACCCGGTTCGATCCGGCGGGGCTTCCCAGCCCCCGGCCCTCCTGGAGGCTGGGGGAATCGAATTGGAGTATGCCATCGTGAGGGCCGACACCTTGGCTGTTGTTCCCAGGGCGGAGACTCTCCTGGGCAGCGGGGCCAGCGAGGTGGAACATCCCCCGCTATCCTGGTCCAACGAGCTGGTGATGCATGTTATTGAACTGAAAAACCCACTGCCCGTGACCGACCTCACGGAGCTGGAACCCAGTTTCCGGGCCCAGGTAGGGCAGGTAAACAATACCCTCCTCCAGCTTCCCCAGGCCTGCTGCCTGCTGCCCACGGGAGCCCATCCCTGGATGGATCCGGCCAAAGAAACCCGGATGTGGCCCCATGAACAAACCGAGATCTACCAGGCATACGACCGGATTTTCTCGACCCGAGGACACGGTTGGGCGAATCTCCAGAGCTGCCATCTGAACCTGAGTTTTAGAAGCGACGAGGATTTTTTCCGGCTGCACACCGCCATCCGCCTGCTTCTGCCCCTGCTCCCCGGTCTATGGGCATCCACCCCCTATCTGGGCGGCACCTACGCCGCGGCGATGGACGCCCGTTTGGAAACCTATGCGGGCAACCAGCATCGGATTCCCGAGATCGCCGGGGACATCATTCCCGAGCAGGTTTCAACCATAGAGGAATACCACCAGCTCGTTCTCCAACCCATGTACCGGGCCATCGCCCCCCAGGATCCCGAGGGCCTGCTCCAGGAAGAGTGGCTTAACAGCCGCGGAGCCATCCCCAAGTTCAGCCGGAACAGCATGGAAATCCGGATCCTCGATCTTCAAGGCCACCCCACCAGGGATCTCCTCTTCAGTCTGGTAACCATTGCCCTGATCCGCCGCCTGGCCTTTGCAGATTCCAAGGAACTCCGGGACCTGTCCAAGACCCCCCAGGAAATTCTGGTATCCCAGTATCGCCGCTGTGTCAGCCAGGCCAGCGCAGCACCCCTGAGCCTTCCCTACATCCCTCGCATTTTTGCCGATCTTCTCCCCCGAGGCGGCCAGGCTCCCCGGGTCCGGGATTTTTGGACAGCAGCCCTGCATTGGTTCGCTTCCGACCACGCCCTGCCCCCAGCCCTGGAGGCGGACCTTCAAGACTGTCTTACCGAGTATCCCCACCGAGGCAGCTTGGCAGAAACCTTGTATCAGGAATTGGGTCCCGCGCCCAGCCGAAGCCAGCTCTTCCAGAGCTACCGCCGGTTAGCTGCCGGCCTTCCGGGAGCCGAGTCTCTACCCCCGGCCCCGGGAAAACACCCGGCCGAACAATGA
- a CDS encoding M23 family metallopeptidase, producing the protein MEQQGRNQSTIIPEQSGLPREGHRSDPAPSWENRKQPRVYKSQNRSNPAQPRANRNQHNKNRNRSHANREQRRSNQTQRRVNREQRRANQTQRRVNREQRRANRELRREIKKERRHLARFQTTGQRRRRWYRWMAGAGAILVLLWLLIPPFLHPLRGPVTSGFFLRGRPESSLALSLEIHEGIDIAAPGGTAVRAAKSGVVRHAGWSDTLGNWVQVDHWLGFSTRYGHMESLSVEAGDWVFKGLSGIGRVGSTGRSTGNHLHFEVRWFDRPLPPGVFLLFSELRWRLLGF; encoded by the coding sequence GTGGAGCAGCAAGGCAGGAATCAGTCCACCATAATTCCTGAGCAGTCCGGGCTTCCCCGGGAAGGCCACCGTTCAGACCCGGCACCATCTTGGGAAAACCGGAAACAGCCCCGGGTGTACAAGTCACAGAACCGTTCAAACCCGGCACAGCCCCGGGCGAACCGAAACCAACATAACAAGAACCGAAACCGTAGTCACGCGAACCGGGAACAACGCCGATCAAACCAGACCCAGCGCAGGGTAAACCGGGAACAACGCCGGGCGAACCAGACCCAGCGCAGGGTGAACCGGGAACAACGCCGGGCGAACCGGGAGCTGCGCCGGGAAATAAAAAAAGAACGGCGCCACTTGGCCCGCTTCCAGACCACCGGCCAGCGTCGCCGCAGATGGTACCGCTGGATGGCCGGGGCAGGGGCAATCCTGGTGCTGCTGTGGCTCCTCATTCCCCCCTTTCTCCATCCCCTGCGGGGACCGGTGACCTCGGGTTTTTTCCTCCGCGGTCGTCCTGAATCTTCCTTGGCCCTCTCTCTGGAAATCCACGAGGGCATAGATATCGCCGCTCCGGGAGGAACGGCTGTCCGGGCGGCGAAATCCGGGGTGGTACGGCATGCCGGCTGGAGCGATACCCTGGGGAACTGGGTACAGGTAGACCATTGGCTGGGGTTTTCCACCCGCTACGGCCACATGGAGAGCCTCTCCGTCGAGGCCGGGGACTGGGTCTTTAAGGGCTTATCCGGGATAGGCAGGGTAGGCAGCACCGGCCGCTCTACGGGCAACCACCTTCATTTCGAGGTACGGTGGTTCGACCGTCCCCTACCACCCGGGGTATTCCTTCTGTTCTCGGAACTGCGGTGGCGGCTTTTGGGATTCTGA
- a CDS encoding ABC transporter substrate-binding protein has product MRINHIVFLMIVLLAGPAALGFGGGAAEGTDVPGDQPLEKITLVLDWVPNTNHTGAYVAQAEGFFAQEGLDVEIVQPSEIGADAMVAAGRAEFGFSYQEGVTFARTAQNPVPVVSIAAVIQHNTSGFAGPASRNLEGPADFEGKRYGGWGSAVEEATIHALMEQAGADPSTVEFLNIGSADFFQSIQRDIDFAWIFWAWTGIEAQIRGVELDYVDLGKVNPVFDYYTPVIITSESLIEEEPGLISRFLAALTKGYEFAMTQADAAAAILVEAVPEIPLELARESQAFLADQYQAEAPVWGHQRREVWSRYAGWLYGEGFLEQQLDVDQAYTNEFLPR; this is encoded by the coding sequence ATGAGAATTAACCATATTGTGTTTTTGATGATTGTATTGTTGGCGGGCCCAGCGGCCCTGGGCTTCGGAGGCGGAGCAGCTGAGGGAACCGATGTCCCTGGGGATCAGCCCCTGGAAAAGATTACCCTGGTGCTGGACTGGGTACCCAATACCAACCATACCGGTGCCTATGTCGCCCAAGCCGAGGGGTTTTTCGCCCAGGAGGGGCTGGATGTGGAGATTGTCCAGCCTTCGGAGATCGGGGCGGACGCCATGGTGGCTGCCGGCCGGGCCGAATTCGGGTTCAGCTACCAGGAGGGGGTAACCTTTGCCAGGACGGCCCAGAACCCGGTGCCGGTGGTTTCCATAGCAGCGGTTATCCAGCATAACACCTCCGGCTTCGCAGGGCCGGCATCCCGGAACCTGGAAGGGCCGGCAGATTTCGAGGGCAAGCGCTACGGCGGCTGGGGTAGTGCGGTGGAGGAGGCTACCATCCATGCATTAATGGAACAGGCCGGGGCAGACCCATCAACGGTGGAGTTTCTGAACATCGGGTCTGCGGATTTTTTCCAATCCATCCAGCGGGATATAGATTTTGCCTGGATCTTTTGGGCCTGGACGGGAATTGAGGCTCAGATCCGCGGCGTAGAGCTGGACTATGTGGATCTGGGGAAGGTTAACCCGGTATTTGACTATTACACCCCCGTTATAATCACTTCAGAATCCCTCATAGAGGAAGAACCAGGGCTGATTTCCCGGTTCCTAGCGGCTCTGACGAAGGGCTACGAGTTCGCCATGACCCAGGCCGATGCTGCAGCGGCTATTCTCGTCGAGGCGGTTCCGGAGATTCCCTTGGAGCTTGCCCGGGAGAGTCAGGCATTCTTGGCGGATCAGTACCAGGCCGAGGCTCCGGTGTGGGGACACCAACGCCGGGAGGTTTGGAGCCGCTATGCCGGGTGGCTCTACGGCGAGGGGTTCCTGGAGCAGCAGCTTGACGTTGACCAGGCGTATACCAATGAATTCCTTCCCCGGTAG
- a CDS encoding RimK family protein has protein sequence MQNLIVVSRLEDLPGPIEGADVVTARSYLTDPDYTRVKDLRVYNLCRSYRYQSAGYYVSLLAEARGHSILPGVATLQDFRSISVIKSMSEDLEYLIQKGLKRLQGDEFTLSIYFGQNLAKQYEALARAIYGLFEAPLLRVHFTRTKRGWEIQSVGPVSLKEIPENHRDSLLAFAQAFFKRRAVVRRSKKQPKYSLAILVDPDEPAPPSDPKAIKRFVRAAESLGLEPEVITRSDYSYLPEYDGLFIRATTSVTNMTYRFARKAWADGLVVIDDPQSILRCTNKVYLAELLERHKIPTPQSIVIHKDNWERIPSELGFPVILKQPDSSFSMGVVKVSDSGSLKTTLEEFLNGSDFVVAQRYTPTDYDWRIGILNQKPLFACKYFMARGHWQIYNWQAPSGHRSGKWETLALENTPPEIVKIALKAANLIGDGFYGVDLKMTENGPMIIEINDNPSIESDVEDLVLKDQLYAQIMGYFAWRIQLKKGSVNGI, from the coding sequence ATGCAAAACCTCATAGTTGTCAGCCGACTGGAAGATTTACCCGGACCTATCGAAGGGGCGGATGTTGTTACTGCACGGTCCTACCTGACCGATCCGGACTATACCCGGGTAAAGGACCTCAGGGTCTATAACCTGTGCCGGAGCTACCGGTATCAATCCGCGGGATACTATGTTTCCCTCCTGGCTGAAGCCCGGGGGCACAGCATACTGCCCGGGGTTGCGACCCTCCAGGACTTCCGTTCCATCAGCGTAATTAAATCCATGAGCGAGGACCTGGAGTACCTTATTCAAAAGGGGCTCAAGCGTCTCCAGGGTGATGAGTTCACCCTAAGCATCTACTTCGGCCAGAATCTGGCGAAGCAGTATGAGGCCCTGGCCCGGGCCATCTACGGCCTCTTTGAGGCTCCCCTGCTCCGGGTTCATTTTACCCGGACGAAACGGGGCTGGGAAATCCAGAGTGTGGGGCCGGTTTCCCTGAAGGAAATCCCAGAAAACCACCGGGACAGTCTATTGGCCTTCGCCCAGGCGTTCTTCAAACGTCGGGCGGTGGTCCGCCGGAGCAAAAAACAGCCCAAATACAGCCTGGCCATTCTCGTCGATCCCGATGAACCCGCACCGCCCAGCGATCCGAAGGCAATTAAGCGCTTTGTCCGGGCCGCTGAATCCCTGGGACTGGAACCCGAGGTCATTACCCGGAGCGACTATTCCTACCTACCCGAGTACGACGGGCTGTTCATCCGCGCCACCACCAGTGTAACCAATATGACCTACCGGTTCGCCCGGAAGGCCTGGGCCGACGGACTGGTGGTCATCGACGATCCCCAATCTATTCTGCGCTGCACCAATAAGGTCTATCTCGCCGAGCTCCTGGAGCGCCATAAAATCCCCACCCCCCAAAGCATCGTCATTCATAAGGACAACTGGGAACGAATCCCTTCGGAATTGGGGTTCCCGGTGATTCTCAAACAGCCCGACTCGAGCTTCAGTATGGGTGTTGTCAAGGTCAGCGATTCCGGCAGTCTTAAAACAACCCTGGAAGAATTCTTAAACGGCTCAGACTTCGTAGTGGCTCAGCGGTACACCCCTACCGACTATGACTGGCGCATCGGCATTCTGAACCAGAAACCCCTCTTTGCCTGTAAGTACTTCATGGCCCGGGGGCACTGGCAGATCTACAATTGGCAGGCGCCATCGGGTCACCGCTCGGGCAAATGGGAAACCCTTGCCCTGGAAAACACTCCCCCAGAGATCGTAAAAATCGCCCTGAAGGCAGCGAACCTGATCGGCGACGGCTTCTACGGAGTGGATCTCAAGATGACCGAGAACGGGCCTATGATCATAGAGATAAACGATAATCCCAGCATCGAAAGCGATGTTGAGGACCTGGTCCTTAAAGATCAGCTCTACGCCCAAATCATGGGCTACTTCGCCTGGAGAATTCAATTGAAAAAAGGAAGCGTCAATGGCATCTAG
- a CDS encoding helix-turn-helix domain-containing protein yields MKYSLMNDQDIMEDLARRIDSLRIQKHLKDSDIESLGGISRQLLSDFRRGKRGISLKSFIRILRGLGEIDRLDRMLPREREFRPHPDSRTLPVRDDQSRRVRDTGRPRREFTWGDEE; encoded by the coding sequence ATGAAGTACAGCCTAATGAACGACCAGGATATCATGGAGGATCTGGCTCGGCGGATTGATTCCCTCAGGATCCAAAAACACCTAAAGGACAGTGATATCGAGTCACTAGGGGGCATTTCCCGCCAGCTTCTTTCAGATTTTCGCCGGGGAAAACGGGGCATCAGTCTGAAAAGCTTTATCCGGATTCTCCGGGGGTTGGGCGAGATAGATCGTCTGGACCGTATGCTGCCCCGGGAGCGGGAATTCCGCCCCCACCCGGACAGCCGGACCCTCCCAGTACGGGATGATCAGAGCAGACGGGTGCGGGATACTGGCCGCCCCCGGCGGGAGTTTACCTGGGGAGATGAAGAATGA
- a CDS encoding helix-turn-helix transcriptional regulator — protein sequence MTELNQPGRQPGWNYLSNHSHVLICLVQNPHARIRDIAARVQITERAVQRILQDLEAAGVITKEKQGRRNRYTINLEGHLRHPLESHARVRDLLAFAVEEGL from the coding sequence ATGACCGAATTGAATCAACCGGGACGACAACCTGGCTGGAATTACCTCTCTAATCATAGCCACGTACTCATTTGCCTGGTACAGAATCCCCATGCCCGCATCCGGGATATTGCCGCCCGGGTACAGATTACTGAACGGGCGGTACAAAGAATCCTTCAGGACCTGGAGGCTGCGGGGGTAATAACCAAGGAGAAACAAGGCCGTCGCAACCGGTACACCATTAATCTGGAGGGTCACCTCCGCCATCCCTTGGAAAGCCATGCCCGGGTCCGGGACCTCCTGGCATTTGCTGTGGAAGAAGGGCTCTAG
- a CDS encoding ABC transporter ATP-binding protein: protein MNSFPGRDENSREGAPQGDPILALEGISFSYPGLPVLEDVSLSVRRGEVVSILGPSGCGKSTLLSVAAGLDAPPRGRVFLDGRDCTGKPGGVSYMQQEDLLLPWRRVGGNIALPLTLGGMSRAQAHQAVEELLPAFGLEGFARAYPFQLSGGMRQRAALMRSYMASSRLMLLDEPFARLDALTRASLHQWFLDLVHRLGTSLLIVTHDIDEALYLSDRIIVLSARPARVVREMDVPDREGRSLHGLTKPDFTRRKQQLLDALGQD from the coding sequence ATGAATTCCTTCCCCGGTAGGGATGAAAACAGCCGGGAGGGGGCTCCCCAAGGAGATCCTATCCTGGCCCTGGAGGGCATCAGTTTTTCCTATCCCGGGTTACCGGTTTTGGAGGATGTGAGTCTGTCGGTCCGGCGGGGAGAGGTGGTTTCCATTCTCGGGCCCTCGGGCTGCGGAAAGAGCACCCTGCTGTCGGTGGCCGCCGGGCTGGATGCCCCTCCCCGGGGCCGGGTCTTTCTGGACGGCAGGGATTGCACCGGCAAGCCCGGCGGGGTGAGTTACATGCAGCAGGAGGATCTGCTCCTGCCCTGGCGCCGGGTGGGGGGGAATATTGCCCTGCCCCTGACCCTGGGGGGGATGAGTCGGGCCCAGGCCCATCAGGCGGTGGAGGAGCTGCTCCCCGCCTTCGGGCTGGAGGGCTTTGCCCGGGCCTACCCCTTTCAGCTCTCCGGGGGCATGCGTCAACGGGCGGCGTTGATGCGTAGTTACATGGCCAGCAGCCGCTTGATGCTTCTGGATGAACCCTTCGCTCGGCTGGATGCGTTAACCCGGGCGAGCCTGCACCAGTGGTTCTTGGATTTGGTGCACCGTCTGGGGACAAGTCTGCTTATTGTGACCCACGATATTGATGAGGCCCTCTACCTATCGGACCGGATAATCGTGCTCTCCGCCCGGCCTGCCCGGGTTGTACGGGAGATGGATGTGCCGGACCGGGAGGGACGGAGCCTCCATGGCCTTACAAAACCGGATTTTACCCGCCGTAAACAGCAGCTTTTGGATGCTCTCGGTCAGGATTAG